In the Populus trichocarpa isolate Nisqually-1 chromosome 1, P.trichocarpa_v4.1, whole genome shotgun sequence genome, GAAAGAACATGAGGTAATGGGGATCTGGGCTAGCATTGCAGCAGAATGGAATATCTCTATTAGTAGTGGATAACTTATTGGTGCTTGGCATGtaaaatgaacatttaacaAAATTCTTATTCCATTTGTGGTTTGTGGATCAAAGTGAGGGTTTTGTTGATAAGAATATCACTTTTGACTATGAGTTAATTGGACATTATGCCTTATTGTTATCTGTAGACATTCCTAGTAAGGTGCATAAACTGGGCTGAATGGGTGGTAGGGAGGTTTTGcacttaagatatttttatgcCAATACCCAGATTTTGTGCACCTTAGCTTGTGGTAAGTGCACACTGCTGTATCACATAGCAAATTCTTGGATCACTATGTTGGTGTTACCATTTACCATCTCCAGGCTGATTGAAAGAGGTTTTGATGTAATTACGGGTATAATTGTTGGGGAGATGTGTTTAGTAATCACATGCAGTATTGCAGTGCATGAGTGAAGTATTTGGTCATTAATGTATGGGTCATATGATTTGTACAACCAGTCACTGTAACTACGGATGTGGCAATTTTTCATGCAAATTGGTGGCATGTTCATATTGCAAGGATTTAGCACCATTCTTCATTATCATTTTCATGATTTCActtttaaattgtaattatCATTGTTCTGTACTATTTTCAGTGGCTGGTGAACTATGCAGCAACTGAGATAcgattaatattttatctgttGGTTAGAATATCATAGAATGCCTTGTTTTTTCTATATGGTTAAGATAACTAGAATGGGGGTTCCTTACAATTTTCTATGAAAGGTTCTACTACTTGAGCATTTATATAATCTGATCATGTTTGATAATGAAATTTGCATGTGCAGGGTGCGAGAGTTTCTAATCGCCTCTTCTATCTATCAATTCctccaaatatatttatagaagcGGTAAAATGTGCAAGCTCATCAGCTTCATCTGGTATTGGCTGGACCAGGGTCATTGTTGAGAAACCCTTTGGCCGAGATTCAGATTCATCGGCTGCTTTGACAAAAGCTCTCAAGCAATACCTTGATGAAGATCAAATATTCAGGTAGAAGATTTCTAAACTTAATCAGCTTTTATCGAGGAAATTGGAGCACGATCTGATCAGATGAATACTCCTTTTTTCAGGATAGACCATTATCTGGGAAAGGAGCTTGTGGAAAACCTGTCTGTTCTGCGCTTCTCTAATCTCATTTTTGAACCCTTGTGGTCAAGGCAATATATCAGAAACGTACAGTTGATATTCTCTGAAGATTTTGGCACTGAAGGACGTGGAGGGTACTTTGCATTCTGAGATGAGAATACAGCTTACAGTTCTACATTCTATCTAACAGCTTATGGctaaaatttttgaattggtTTAAATTAGGTACTTTGACAATTACGGAATAATAAGAGACATAATGCAGAACCATCTGCTTCAAATACTAGCCCTCTTTGCGATGGAAACACCTGTCAGTTTGGATGCAGAAGACATCAGAAACGAAAAGGTTATTGTTACTTGCATGAATGTGGGATTTTAGTaagttatttgttttctttattcttaattaaatattattgctTACTGATTGCAGGTCAAAGTTTTAAGATCAATGAGGCCTTTACAACTCGAAGATGTTGTTGTTGGGCAGTACAAGAATCACACAAAAGGAGGAGTTACTTACCCAGCATACACTGATGACAACACTGTACCAAAAGGCAGCTTAACTCCAACATTTGCTGCAGCCGCTCTCTTCATAGACAATGCAAGATGGGATGGAGTGCCTTTTCTAATGAAAGCTGGCAAAGCATTGCATAATAAGAGGTGAGCATTACATACTACACTGATAACAAAATGTAACAGGTTGTTAGATGCATGCAACTAACCTGTTCTCTCAGGACCGGGTAATAGGTTATATAATACATgcaatttacttatttttgtcAGTGCCGAGATAAGGGTACAGTTCAGGCATGTGCCTGGCAACTTATACAACCGGAATTTTGGAACGGATCTTGATCGGGCTACAAACGAGCTTGTTATTCGAGTGCAACCAGATGAAGCTATCTATCTGAAGATCAATAACAAGGTTCCTGGATTGGGAATGAGATTGGACCGTAGCAATCTACATCTTCACTACGCAGCAAGGTAAAATTTAAGACCATTTGAATCATATACATGAAAAGACTAATTTATATGCAACAAGTTCTATTTAACACAATTGCCTTGATTGCAAATCAACTTGGTGTGCCCCCATTGTAGATATTCAAAAGAGATTCCAGATGCATACGAGAGGCTTCTGCTGGATGCAATTGAAGGCGAAAGGAGATTGTTTATCAGGAGTGATGAACTGGATGCAGCATGGGCACTCTTCACTCCTGTTCTTAAGGAGCTTGAAGAGAAGAAGATCATCCCCGAATATTATCCTTATGGTAGTCGGGGCCCTGTTGGGGCTCACTATCTTGCAGCAAGATACAAAGTCAGATGGGGCGACCTTGGTATAGAGCAATAACTCACGGGGAGGTTTTGACACTTATAGCGTAGCGGGATAAGAAGAGCATATCGCTTTGTGATTTTGCTGTCATTTGTTAGGGTActgaaaataattttccttATCTCCGTGGGTTACGAAAGAGCTCTTGTATTTGAACTCGTGGGATACAAGGAGCATGCCAGTTACTGGTGCAAGCAAGCAGAATTTATCATTGAAGAAAAGGAATATCCTTCCTTTTGTGATTTGAatcatcacttttttttcttgcgtTGCCATGTATTGTTTGTTCTTcaagaaaaataggaaaaaagaaaaaacaacacacATTTATTGTATTCCCAATATTATATGCTACATggatttaattagataaatcaagaaccatttatattagaaaaaaaaaagttgtcgaCAATAACTAAAGATGatctggaaaaaaattaataaataaatataaattaagatatttaattttgtaatatgaGTCATTTACTTATTTGGTtgtgtttaatgattttttttattaaaaatatttttttatttaatcaaataataatagaaatagacacgcATATAAAAtcgattataaaaataaaatattatgtaatgttgtatgtattagaaaaaaaatactattattttatgtgaaaatcaagtaaaagccaaacaatatttaaacaaataataaatttaaaatttaaaagataaatgtaAATATAGATATCTGATTTCAAAAAATGAGGTATGAActtgattatatttaataatattgtttattaaaatcaatgttttatttaatgaaacaacaataaaaaaatgtataaaaaatgatttaataaaattaaagaacttttttaaaataaggcttcacaaaaaaaaaaatacctcttaagatttaaaaaaataaaattaaaagcgTATTTacgaactaaataaaaattaaatcatatcttTTTAGAAACCAATTGAACCAAAACAAAAGATTCAAGAGTGCGGGGCTGGCATGGATGGCTTGTatacctagtttttttttttaaaaaaggttaaataaataGTCTAAAAAATCAGAGAGaagtaatattaatttattatttcaaaaaatatatattaaaaaaaggtattaattaaaaaaataaaattagaaaaaaagaggtTAGGTGTTGTTGGGTCTAGAAAACTAGGATCGCTCGCATAACCTATTTTTGAAATTGTTCGCACTCatatgtctttatttttttaatttgaaaatagagCGAGCAACATGTTATCTGCCCCataattgtttgaaaaaatataaaagcatgCAACATATCACCTACTTTTCTCTTGATTCCGGTCATTGTAGGGGTTGGAAAATCgagattgatgattttttaatctaaaaacctatttttctaCTCAGTTTGACTAAAAACATCTATAAATCATCCTAAACATCTTGATAAACTCACATATGAACTCAAACAACCCAAAAATTTAtccaaaaaccacaaaaaaaaaaaaaaaacccatgctCATATCTACCATATAGGGAAACTCATGGTCAAATAACATCTAGGATAAACTTCTAATGGAAcctattaactttaaaattgattttttttatgttagagtAGTGTCAATTGAGACTTTATCTCTCAATCACTATCACTAGGTGActcataaaaattttattttttaaaaaaataggaatcaAAGTCTTATGATTTGAAAAGTTTCACCAGAGTGAACTATGGTCAAAATTTAATTCTGCTCTATTATGCAGGATTACAAAAGATTATACAACATTGATGTTTTGGCAATAGCTTAACCATCAACCAAGGGTAAGTGGCATTGTTGCTGATAAGTTTATAGAAAAGCCTAGTTTTACTAGTAGTTTTAGGGTGGAAGCTCAAGGAAAGTCTGGTGGTTTATGGCTTTTGtgggggaaaaaaaatatggttgaccTAAGGGTCTTACAATCCTCTCGCTATTTTATACATACTTTAATGGATGATGGCAGAGGTTCATCATGGACATGTACTGTTGTTTATATGAATCCAAAAGATTAGTTGGAGTGTGTGGAGGAGATTGGGTTGTTAGCCAACTCTATAGCTTCCCTCTGGTTAATGATAGGGGATctcaatgaaattattttgatttcagagAAAGTAGGGGGGGCAACAGCTAATGTGAGGAAATGTCTTCGTTTTGGTAAATGGGAACAAAATTGTGGATTAATTGATCTTGACAGTGGAGGTCCTAAGTACACGTAGAGAGAGCAAGAGAGAAGAGGGTATAGAAGAGTTTATGAACGTCTGGACAGAGGGTTTGGTAATCATGCTTGGAGATTGAAGTTTTCTGAAGCTTATGTTAAAGTACTGCCTCGAGTTAAGTCAGACCACCACCCAATTCTTGTAGAGTTGAATAGCACAGACAAGAGGATGCAAATTTCCAGTGAATCTTTTCGGTTTGAAGCAGCGTGGGCCACTTAAGAAAATTTTGCAGAGTTCTTAAGAGAAAATTGGCAAAATGATCGAGGTTTGACATCTTCACTAAACATGATGACAGTTAAGTGAAAGGAATTGAACATAAGAGTTTTTGGTAACATCTTTGTACGTAAACAAAAGGTGTTAGCTCAACTTGGAGGAATACAAAGTCATGTCTAATGGAGGTAATCAGTATCTGTATAAGCTAGACATAAACTTACAGAGAAGTATAATCATATTCTTTCCCGAGGGGAGATCTTTTGGTTCCAAAAGTCTAGATGCCAATGGATTtcatttcaagataaaaattcagCAACATGGGTCCCAACATCTCCCATTTATGCTTCGCAGATGACATGTTATTTGATGGGGACATCACCATTTAGGCccatttcattgttattttatttatttagttcattTGAGCCTgctgattgttattttattatttatgttaaacagtTTGATTTAATGGGCCGAGCCTAATAGCGGGATGTTTTAggatttactatttatatgttcttctattattttgagagagttttgatgattaatgaaaattactATTATTTACTAAAGCTAGTGAAGTAAAGATGGGGCGTGTGTTGCATTGTTTTAAGTTGTTCGGTGATTCTTCTGGACAGAAGGTGAGTATTGCAAAGACAAAGATTTATTTCTCCAAGAATGTCTCATCCATGTTAGAACGAGCCATTAGTCATAAAAGTGGTTTTGCTAAAACGGATgaccttgaaaaatatttgggaGTCCCTCTCTTGCATCGAAGAATTAATATTGAGAACATGTAGCGGAAGCTGACAGATTGGAAGTCTAATAATTTATCACTAGCAAGGAGAATAACCTTGCGTGAGTAAAAACTAGCAACGGTATCGTTGTATCCTATGCAATCTTCCGTTATCCCGAAATCAGTCTGTTCAGATATTGAGAGAATTTGTATGGATTTCATATGGGATCCCTCAAGTACGGGCTACAGGCTAAAGGCAAAGACTCTCCACTATGAAAAACAATCTGTAAAATCTGGCCTAAAGTAGTTGATGGAGTTTGGTGGTCTACAGGCAAAGGGTCAGAAATGCGGTTTTGGATGGATTTGGACCGTAATATCAAACTGCAGTGCAAGTGATTTAAGAGGATTTGAGAGATTGCTCTATGGCTGACTTTGTGGATTCTAGTAATCAATGGAAGCGGGAATTCTTCGCTCATTTATTACCCGTGCAGATGCAGGTGCTGATGATAATGGCTAGCTACCCTCCTCTAATGACAAATGAGAGTAGAGTGCATAGACGTTATGCTGAGGATCCATATATATTGTCAACATTGCCCGTTTGAGATGGAATCTGTTCTTCATGTTCTGAGGGACTGTCCACTTCCACAGAATGTATGGAATGTTATTATTAAACCAAGTGACACAGAGAAGTTTTGTCCTCTACAGGTTTTATCCCATGGCTAATAAGTAATCTCTCATCTACTGCTTCTATTCCATGGCTAATTATGTTTGGGGTTGTGCCTGGAAATGGAGAAAAGGAGTTTTTGGAGGAGATGCCAGTTTACATTCCACTCCGTTAAATGCCAAAAACCCTGCTGCTCGCATCCATTTTAGCAATGAGTCTGTCTTAAATTTAGTGGTCAAGAAGCAAGCTgaaacacccccccccccccccaggtGCTGCTGGAACGGGAGGACTTCTTCGAGACAACTATGGAACTCATTTATCTTTtctcaatttagaaaaaacttattttatggGATCATGTATCTTTTTCAATCTAGGAAAACGTACCGTTATGTTTGTATGATCTGTATATGTTGATATGAATGGAATGAAGAAtgttgtctctttttttttttttttttttcaattttagcatTCTCACAATGAGTGATAATAATGGAGACGTACGGAGATTTGGAAATCCTTCACGGCGACCATATTTATGTTTGGCAGAAGGTAGTCAATCTGTACGCACACTCTTATAAGTATATATGTAGGGTGCCGAAAgggactaaaaaaatcaagcgtCTTCTCAAAAGTCAAGACAAAAGCAAAACGAAGGAGAAAGGTagccttttaatttgattttgatggaGGGTACCATGCGTTCAGTTTTGGTgtttgttcttgtgggattgaTTTTCATGGCAGCCGGTCCTAGCACAGCTAAAGCAGAATTTGGCGTTGTTGTAAACCCATGCATGTACCCCTGATAGGTGCATCGCTGCTTGCAAAAAAATTCTCGAGGAAAAGTTTCTTAGCGCTACTAGCCACAAATGGAGGGTGTATTTGTTTTGGCTGAAAATTGAGAGCGCTTTAGCTTTTAGGAATTGACGTTGCAAgggcaatgaaaaaataacaatctcaaaGTTACGtactcctttttttcttataataattgatCAGTGTTATCCTATACTTCTACTTCTGAAATATTCGTGAGGGCTCTTCCTTCCTCTCTTGCATCCATTTACTTGTAGAATCTTCATTTGGATAATGAAAAATgatcttcaaaaattatatatttctcatgatttaaaatgcaaaatgcaaaatgcaaaatgaatatcataactaatttataattatttattagtatttgatcaaaatatcaaaaacttttcaccaatcattttgttctctttatatttaaagtgttaggATTTAGCTGTAAACTTTAGTATTTGGAgatataaaactatattataGAGTATACCTTtagatattaaagatacaaaaaataaacgtgatgttgaaatttgaattttagaatttaacccAGCAAGGTAGAGACTTCCTCACGAAGAGAAATTTGCATTGGATCTTAaaaaaagaccaacgaatagaaatcTGACCCagtaaaacaatcaaataacaacaTAGTTTATCTTAGATAAGATACACTGAGGGTGATGcgtcttttttttatacaactAGTCTTTTACTCAAACTCTCGCAAATCATAGATTTTCTAATAATCTTAATACCAGATCCTAgtaatcttaatattaaatagcGACTCctaatttttaatgataattttataattgtatctaaaacttttttttttcaataatatcatCTTTCAAGAGATATTTTAGAACGCGATGTTTTATGTATCCGGTGAAACATGGATAGTGAAAAATAATTGGATGAATGCATATGCTTGGTACGCAACGAGGACACACTTCAAAGTTGTTTTGTTCGCTTCCTCCAATCCAACGTAGATCATATCGATTCTGTTACGAGCTGGTATTGTCCCATATGGAATCATCACGGTGGTTGCAATGTCTAAGCCACTTGGGATTAAACGTGAGGTGCTtatagacctttttttttttgtttgtgtgtgtaACATTCATGTCTATCTTTaatgctatatataatttgcttCATGAGGCTGTCTAATTCATTTCAGGAGACAAGtaaaagagagataaaaatatGGTGAGTGTAGTTTCTTCCACCACCTCCTTTTCAAAACATGCCAACAAAAATCTGAGGTTGTCCTTGTAGAGCCTTTACATTTTCCACATACATGACATAGGGAGGGAAAAGAAGTTAAATGGTCCATACCCTCGAACTAATTTCCTTATCCTAAACTCAAGGCTTCTGTAACTAGGAGGTAGGAAGGACAACGAGGCTTTGTAGATTGttactatttaattaaaatttatgttgttcGGCACGTGATCTTAAGGCCCTCGCCTAGCTAGGATACACTGAGACCGAAAATAGGGTTCAGCACCGGTAATGAAGACGATGGATTTTAACAagctaaccaaaaaaaataaaagggaggcCGGGGGGGTcgctattttatttcttcttgtgAATTGGTGGAGGAGGGAGTTGAGATATGCAAATCACCGCAAACTTCAGTGGACCAACATAAAAGCAAGAAACCTGACTAACAAAAGACCAGCCACCATAGTATCAAGTTTGAGATCTGCTATGACTCGTGTCATTAATTAGCAAGAAGTTTTTCTAAAGAGGCGATGGACAAATGGTCAAGGTTTGGTTGGTTTTCTTGGTTCTCAAAAGTATTTGATTGATGGCACCGTTCTGATTCACAAAGATAAGGTTTTTTTCAAAGGGATTTTAGAGGTTCATGAGTTATGAAAGAAACATCTTGAAACCTACTAAAGTTGAGAGTACTCTAGATAAAAGCTTTGAAGTTTAGTGAATTTGGTGATATGTCGATAGCTAACTTTTGAAGGCTTGTCCTATATGTTCCCAATATGGGCAGCAGATATGGTAAGAACAGTACTGCACGCACCAAAACTTCAATCATGGCCTACCCCATTATCATCAATCATCATCTGCTTGCTCTTCTACTTGCGGAAGTCTATCTTACAGCTGCGATGTGATTGACATATGCACTAGCTTTCAAGCTTCAAAATCACGTCGGGAGGCAATTTGAGGAAGGTAAAATAATTTCCCTCACAAAGCGTGGGCAGGAAATTGAAAgaactgatatatatatattctcccCTCTCTTAATGATGGGTAATTCTCCATTCCTTAATTACATTTCAAATTGGGAGCTTTTTGCATGCATATCTTAAGATGATATAGTATTGGTTGAAGTTAAAGATACCTCCCGCAAGAAGAATAGCATTCCATATAATTAGGGTAATATAAACTTCTGTGTCAAAATACATTCCTTGGTACGTACTAGCTATTTTTTATGCATCATtagattttcatatatatataggtaatttaaaatcaagagatttaatttagttaactttttttaaattaccatTTACTTGTAATGTACATTCATTTTTTAGAATGCAAAATAACATCTTTTATAAGGCCAAAGCAATTACACCTTATTATTAGGTATAGTCATGGGCGCTTGCAGATCGGGTTTCTtgatattcatatattaatcattatttattaggtaaaaaatttagatattcataaaatatttattgggtTTCGGGCATCTAATGGTTATTCATTatctactattatttattaatcaataaaaaataaaatagttaatatatatatatataaatataataaataataaaacgataaatattattcatatatatgTGTGCGTGCGTGCTTGCGCGCgtgttttatgttaatattaagatatgtatatatatcatattgtattaaaaaaatctaaatattctataaatatataaatataaatatatatatttcaggttAAGTTCTGGCGGGTTTCGAGTCAagtttaacaatatttatacttCATTTATTATCTATCAAgtcaaaaaaaatacttacttaTTCGGGTCAGGCGACAACTATACCCACCGCATCAGGATTAAATTTCCATCtatacttaattaatatttccgCACTCCTTACTTAGCTGCATCACATGAACATGCGTTGATAATGTCAACAAAGTGATGACATTATTGAATGgagttttattattaattatggaATGTCAATATCATTGGGCCACAATGGACTATAGCATGGTTTTAAAAAGGAAcgatactagtttttcgaatggatttttcaaaattatttttcaatcaatcagataaattaaattgtttgttttttcttcttttctttagaaaatgattttataaaacattttccTATAAGAttagcattattttttatgagtttagatcataaatcatcaacttaaaaacaaaactcttaTTTCCAGACTTCCTGTATGAACTTCTAAGCAGCAGACGAGTCTCCGAGCTCGTTAAATCGGGCTTGTTGCTTACAGAATACATGCTTACACGGAGAGGAACAGTCTCTATCTCACGCATACACACTGCATAAGCAATCATGCTGGCTTGTCAGGAAGATGGAACTTTCTGCATAGCCCATGTTTCATGATTGGCTCCAAAAGCTAAAGAATTGAAGGGCCCGCTGCAGTTGCTTGATCAAGAGAATTGAACTGTATGCAACTCCTAGATTCAAGTACCCACTCATCATCTCCAATAGAAACTCGGCCATGACAATATCATCTCTCATGTCCACGGGACATGTGAACTGTTGTCTTCACTCTTATTTCTTCTACCAGAAGAGAAAAAACTCGGTGCTTTCACACATGCACACAGCCCACAAGCGGACTGACTAGCAGAAGATTAATTTCACTTATTCTAGGCACAATTGACGCTCTGATTGTCACAAGTCCAACCATAACATTTTTGTCCTCGACAAGAATGCAGGACATGACGACAATACCATGTTGAAATTGCCAATTCGAGTGAAATCATACTttgacattcttttttttataagatatttcAGATCAGCAGCTTGAATACACTGAAGTAGATCCTAGTATTCTGAACAAGGCTTTTATTTTGCGATGAGTGATCATCAATCAATattaatgaacaaaaaaaatcaaattgaaaaacacaaagaaagcATACTGCTTCGCTTCCATCCCCTTCGACATTCTtctgccatgttttttttttttttgtttcccagTTCATTGCCTTTTCATTTCATGTGACTTCATTGAAATACGTTTTGTATTGCTATAAATCGCTGCGTGGTGTACAAAAAGCGTAGCTGCTATGAGAAAGACACGCTTCCTTTACTTTCTTGAAAGCtaactagtttttctttttctttttctttttttctaagataaaatgttaattttatagaaaaaacttgaCCCATTGAACTCATTGCTAGCTACTGTGGTCACTCTAAGAACTTGAGTCATCCTCATTATaacatctattttattttatttttaaaagatttttcaccaaaactAAATCAATCTTCTCAGTgggtaaaaaaataagtcatgCGTATGGAAATTAAGGGATTTACTCCTTGCCACTCAACTTTGGGTTTAAACTCTTATGTGTTTAGTATTAATTTTAGGAATCAAAAGTTGCgttgaagtaattttttttagatttttttttattttttatattaatatatcaaaattataaaaaaataataatttaatattgtttttattttaaacacaCCTAAATACAATTCTAaactcaaaaacataaaataacttCTAGTGgcttaattaaatcttaacCAACAACAAGAAGCAGATGCTTAGTGCCTGCCATGTGCATTGTGTAAAACCAGTGAAATGCAGTCGTATTTAAGTTGACAAGCATAACAACAACCATATGTACCTTATGTGTATTCAGGTTGAACTCAAATGTTAattgattaagaaaataatgataACTTCCGGATCATATAACATTTTTCATCCTTAAGAACATAATATTTTAGCTGATGAACATTAAATTTACCGACTAATAAAAGATATAGCTCGGTCAAATGAAAGAGAAAGGCGGTTGCCTTAATCATTCTGTGGTAACTTTAAGCCGAaactttttgacaaaaaaaattcgatAAGGTTGgaaatttcaatctttgaacATGGAGACAAATATATTGACAGATGAGATTGAAAGGACAAGAAAGTATATGCCCTTTTGAGGTCACCTTCTTCAATCAAAGAGGCTCCTAGTTTCCTCTGTTCCCATGGAACCTAAGGGCCCAAATCATCATCAACTACAGGTGCCCTCTTTCTTGAATCCTCCACAAAAAGCAAGCATGCCAGAGAACAACATCAACAACCATAACAAGCAGCCTGCTGAGATCAAAGATTTACAAATTATGATTGAAAACAGAGATCATAACAAGAAGCAATTAGCACCAAAGAGAAGCTCCAACAAGGACAGGCACAAGAAAGTAGATGGTAGAGGAAGGAGGATAAGGATGCCAGCTCTTTGTGCGGCGAGGATTTTTCAACTGACGAGAGAACTGGGGAATAA is a window encoding:
- the LOC7482798 gene encoding glucose-6-phosphate 1-dehydrogenase, chloroplastic — its product is MATLYSTTCRSISYSLTPSSSSSSSLSINGQNHHQRLNFSSCIAKRVLPVKVSFHSRRNFHLNVVLMQDGAVATPVTPVENETPFKKLKDGFLSSVPSTEEIKEAASFDVNKDESTVSITVVGASGDLAKKKIFPALFALYYEGCLPEHFTIFGYARSKMTDAELRNMVSKTLTCRIDKRENCDEKMDQFLKRCFYHSGQYGSQENFAELDKKLKEHEGARVSNRLFYLSIPPNIFIEAVKCASSSASSGIGWTRVIVEKPFGRDSDSSAALTKALKQYLDEDQIFRIDHYLGKELVENLSVLRFSNLIFEPLWSRQYIRNVQLIFSEDFGTEGRGGYFDNYGIIRDIMQNHLLQILALFAMETPVSLDAEDIRNEKVKVLRSMRPLQLEDVVVGQYKNHTKGGVTYPAYTDDNTVPKGSLTPTFAAAALFIDNARWDGVPFLMKAGKALHNKSAEIRVQFRHVPGNLYNRNFGTDLDRATNELVIRVQPDEAIYLKINNKVPGLGMRLDRSNLHLHYAARYSKEIPDAYERLLLDAIEGERRLFIRSDELDAAWALFTPVLKELEEKKIIPEYYPYGSRGPVGAHYLAARYKVRWGDLGIEQ